A section of the Rutidosis leptorrhynchoides isolate AG116_Rl617_1_P2 unplaced genomic scaffold, CSIRO_AGI_Rlap_v1 contig55, whole genome shotgun sequence genome encodes:
- the LOC139884410 gene encoding reticulon-like protein B8: protein MPEKVTAENFLNNLVGSIAENVPSNLVETLAENMPKQKSGSFFEQDNSASTRFNRLFGQKRPVHNLLGGGKSADVLLWRNKKISASILTGATVVWILFEWLNYHLLTLVFFGLVLGLLAEFVWVNASGFINRSERKVPRLVIPDEIFVQSAEYAGALLNQALGFLQDVACGGNLKQFLLVVASLFAAAVIGSWCNFLTLVYLGFVAAHTLPVFYEKYEDQVDGFLDNFIGQMQHQSRRVNMSGFLNRIPKGRKRE, encoded by the exons GCCGAGAACTTTCTCAACAATCTTGTTGGATCCATTGCTGAGAATGTTCCAAGCAACCTTGTCGAAACACTTGCTGAGAACATGCCAAAGCAGAAATCTGGGTCATTCTTTGAGCAAGATAATTCAGCAAGTACCCGCTTCAATCGGCTGTTCGGACAGAAGAGGCCTGTTCACAATCTTTTGGGGGGTGGAAAAT CTGCCGATGTTTTGTTGTGGAGGAACAAGAAGATATCAGCTAGCATTTTAACAGGCGCCACTGTTGTCTGGATACTCTTTGAGTGGCTTAATTACCATCTTCTCACTCTTGTATTCTTTGGTCTGGTGCTTGGCTTGCTTGCTGAGTTTGTTTGGGTAAATGCTTCAGGCTTTATTAACAG GTCAGAGAGGAAAGTCCCACGCTTGGTTATTCCTGATGAGATATTTGTCCAAAGTGCTGAATACGCTGGTGCTCTGCTTAACCAAGCATTGGGGTTTCTTCAGGATGTGGCATGTGGAGGAAACTTGAAACAATTTCTTCTG GTTGTAGCTAGCCTGTTTGCTGCTGCCGTGATAGGAAGCTGGTGCAACTTTTTAACTCTCGTTTACCTAG GTTTTGTGGCAGCACACACTTTACCGGTCTTCTACGAGAAGTATGAAGATCAAGTGGATGGGTTCTTGGACAACTTTATTGGCCAGATGCAACATCAGTCTCGGAGGGTCAACATGAGTGGCTTCCTGAACAGGATTCCCAAGGGGAGGAAGCGTGAATGA